Proteins encoded in a region of the Paenibacillus sp. W2I17 genome:
- a CDS encoding ABC-F family ATP-binding cassette domain-containing protein: MSILNVEKLSHGFGDRAIFNDVSFRLLKGEHIGLIGANGEGKSTFMNIITGKLQPDEGKVEWSKRMRVGYLDQHAVLNKGQSIRDVLRGAFQYLFDMEQEMNDMYGKMGDVTPEELEQLLEDVGTIQDTLTNQDFYMIDAKVDETARGLGLTDIGLDKDVNDLSGGQRTKVLLAKLLLEKPDILLLDEPTNYLDELHIEWLKRYLQEYENAFILISHDIPFLNSVINLIYHMENQNLTRYVGDYDHFQEVHEMRKQQLESAYKRQQQEIADLKDFVARNKASVATRNMAMSRQKKLDKMDVIEIAKEKPKPQFNFRDARTSGKLIFETKGLVIGYNEPLSRPLDLRMERGQKIALVGANGIGKTTLMRSILGEIQALEGTVQRGEHLEIGYFQQEMKDANYNTCIEEIWQEFPSYTQFEVRAALAKCGLTTKHIESKVAVLSGGEKAKVRLCKLINNETNLLVLDEPTNHLDVDAKEELKRALKAYKGSILLISHEPEFYRDVVTETWNCESWTTKVF; encoded by the coding sequence TCAGCCGGATGAAGGCAAGGTGGAGTGGTCCAAACGGATGCGTGTTGGTTATCTGGACCAGCATGCTGTATTGAACAAAGGCCAATCAATCCGTGACGTACTTCGCGGCGCGTTCCAGTATTTGTTTGACATGGAACAGGAAATGAATGATATGTATGGCAAAATGGGCGATGTGACTCCTGAGGAACTCGAACAACTTCTTGAAGATGTGGGTACGATTCAGGATACACTGACAAACCAGGATTTCTACATGATCGATGCCAAAGTGGATGAAACCGCACGTGGTTTGGGTCTGACGGATATCGGTCTGGATAAAGACGTCAATGACCTGAGTGGTGGACAGCGTACCAAAGTCCTGCTTGCCAAGCTGCTGCTGGAAAAACCCGATATTTTGCTGCTCGATGAGCCTACGAACTATTTGGATGAATTGCATATCGAATGGCTGAAACGTTATTTGCAGGAATATGAGAATGCTTTTATTCTGATTTCTCATGATATTCCGTTCCTGAACAGTGTTATCAACTTGATCTATCACATGGAGAACCAGAATCTAACTCGTTATGTGGGCGATTATGATCACTTCCAGGAAGTGCATGAGATGAGAAAACAGCAGTTGGAGTCGGCTTACAAACGCCAACAACAAGAGATCGCTGACCTCAAGGATTTTGTAGCGCGGAACAAAGCAAGTGTAGCTACACGTAATATGGCGATGTCCAGACAGAAGAAACTCGACAAGATGGATGTCATTGAGATCGCCAAGGAGAAACCGAAACCGCAGTTCAACTTCCGTGATGCAAGAACATCCGGCAAGCTCATTTTCGAAACCAAAGGTCTTGTAATTGGTTACAACGAACCGTTGTCCAGACCACTGGATCTGCGTATGGAGCGTGGACAGAAGATTGCCCTCGTTGGTGCGAACGGAATCGGTAAAACAACTCTGATGCGCAGTATTCTGGGTGAAATTCAAGCTCTGGAAGGAACCGTTCAACGCGGTGAACATCTGGAGATTGGTTACTTCCAGCAAGAGATGAAGGATGCCAACTACAATACATGTATTGAAGAGATCTGGCAGGAGTTCCCTTCCTATACCCAATTCGAGGTGCGTGCTGCACTTGCAAAATGTGGTTTGACTACAAAACACATTGAGAGCAAGGTAGCTGTACTAAGTGGTGGGGAGAAAGCCAAAGTGCGTCTCTGTAAGCTGATCAATAATGAAACCAACCTGCTTGTACTCGATGAGCCGACGAACCATCTGGACGTTGATGCCAAGGAAGAGTTGAAACGTGCGCTCAAGGCATACAAAGGCAGTATTCTTCTAATCTCCCACGAACCGGAATTCTACCGTGATGTCGTTACGGAGACGTGGAACTGTGAGTCGTGGACAACAAAAGTATTCTAA